ACTTCTTGATAAAGTCGGTCTTGCTGATAAAGCGACAAGTTATCCATCTCAATTATCTGGTGGCCAACAACAACGGGTTGCTATTGCACGTGCACTAGCAATGAATCCAGATGTAATGCTTTTTGACGAACCAACTTCGGCACTTGATCCGGAAATGGTTGGCGAAGTTTTAAGTGTTATGAAGGCACTCGCTAAAGAAGGCATGACAATGGTTGTTGTAACGCACGAAATGGGCTTTGCAAGAGAAGTTGCTGACCGTGTTGTCTTTATGGATGCTGGCGTGATTCAAGAACAAGGCACGCCAGAAGAAATTTTTGGCAATCCACAAAATGACCGTACGAAAGACTTTTTAGGAAAAGTTTTAGCATAAAAGCATGATCACGTCTTACCAACTACTGGTGAGGCGTTTATCTGCACCTATAAAAAAGGAGATTACTAAACCCATGATGAATAATTCAAAAATCGCTAAAAAACATCAACAAATGCCTGTTAATATTCTTGCCGATATAGGCACCCTAGCAAAAACAATGCCAGATATTCTTGACTTATCGATTGGTGATCCCGATTTAATTACAGATACATCCATTATTAATGCTGCTTTCGAAGACGTTCGTGCCGGACATACTAAATATACCGAATCTGGCGGTGACCTAGAACTTATCGATGCCATTCGCGGTTATTTCAGTCGTAGTTATGATATGTCTTTTGAACGCTCTCAAATCCGCGCAACAGTTGGCGCACTCCATGGTATGTTTTTGACACTACAAACAATCCTTGATCCTGGTGATGAAGTCATTATTCATGAACCATACTTCTCCCCTTACAAAGACCAAGTTTTAAATTCAGGCGGAACTCCCATCATCATTCCAACCTATGAAAAAGATGGTTTTGCTATTAATGTAGATATTTTAGAAGCAGCAATTACTGATAAAACCAAAGCTTTAATTCTCAATTCTCCGAACAACCCAACTGGTGCTGTTTTTTCACCTGAAACATTTGAAAAAATAGCTAATTTAGCCAAAAAATATGATTTCTTTATTTTATCAGATGAGGTTTATGATGGTTTTAGTTTCTATGAAGACTTTGTTCCAATGGCTAAATTCGCCCCAGAACATACTATTACATTCGGAAGTATGTCCAAAAATTTTGCAATGACTGGCTGGCGCTTAGGTTATATGATTGCTCCAACTTATTTAAATGAAGCAGCAAAAATAATCAATGAAGGGATTACTTATTCAGCTCCTACGCCGTCTCAAAGAGCAGCTATTTACGCTTTGAATCATTCTGAGACACTAATTCCTTTAGTCACTGAAACCTTCCAAAAACGCCTAGAATACATCTCAAAACGTGTAGAAGAGATTTCATACCTTTCACTTCATCCATTAAAAGGTTCCATTTATGCTTTTATTAATATTACGAAATCTGGAATGGACTCCGTTTCCTTTACAGAATA
The nucleotide sequence above comes from Listeria ivanovii subsp. londoniensis. Encoded proteins:
- a CDS encoding amino acid ABC transporter ATP-binding protein produces the protein MINIKNLHKHFGKLEVLKGIDLEIEAGEVVVVIGPSGSGKSTFLRCLNLLEQPTAGHILFEDKDLLAKQTNVNALRQKMGMVFQNFNLFPHKNVLENLMLAPMKVKNEANSTAKKHALALLDKVGLADKATSYPSQLSGGQQQRVAIARALAMNPDVMLFDEPTSALDPEMVGEVLSVMKALAKEGMTMVVVTHEMGFAREVADRVVFMDAGVIQEQGTPEEIFGNPQNDRTKDFLGKVLA
- a CDS encoding pyridoxal phosphate-dependent aminotransferase, with amino-acid sequence MNNSKIAKKHQQMPVNILADIGTLAKTMPDILDLSIGDPDLITDTSIINAAFEDVRAGHTKYTESGGDLELIDAIRGYFSRSYDMSFERSQIRATVGALHGMFLTLQTILDPGDEVIIHEPYFSPYKDQVLNSGGTPIIIPTYEKDGFAINVDILEAAITDKTKALILNSPNNPTGAVFSPETFEKIANLAKKYDFFILSDEVYDGFSFYEDFVPMAKFAPEHTITFGSMSKNFAMTGWRLGYMIAPTYLNEAAKIINEGITYSAPTPSQRAAIYALNHSETLIPLVTETFQKRLEYISKRVEEISYLSLHPLKGSIYAFINITKSGMDSVSFTEYVLKETQVLVIPGLAFGESGDNYVRLAATQNISILEEAFNRLAKLTF